TAAGTGCCCTTTCTGTATATGAAATCTTACTTTGGCTGTAAGGCAGTGGCGAACCTGGTGTACGGGTAATCACCGCTTCGTTGTGCAATTTCATATAATTAACCGGGTCGACTAAATCAACATTTCGTGTCGGTTGGGAAAAAGAACCTTCCAATCGGAGTTGCACCTTTGCTTTTCCTTCACGTCCTTCCTTCGTACTCACCAGGATAACGCCGTTTGCACCACGTGATCCATAAAGCGCCGTTGCATTGGCGTCTTTCATAATAGAAAAAGCCGCAATATCGTCAGTGGTCAATCGCGAAAGATCCTCTGTAGTCATTTCCACGCCATCAATCAGTATGAGCGGATCCTTCTTTCCTGTACCGAAAGTAGTCACCCCGCGGATGAAAAAATCGGCATTATCCTGCCCCGGTTCGCCTGTACGCTGATAGGATATCAACCCTGCAATACGTCCGGCAAAAGCTGTGGTAAGATTACTGGAAGGTACTTTCAATTCCGCTGGAGTAACAGTACTGATTGAAGCGATCACACTCTCCTTTTTTTGCTTGGCAAAAGCTACAACCGTAACTTCATCCAGTTCATTGGGTTTGGGTTTGAGCTGTACATCTATCTTTCTCTGGGATCCGACAGGAATCATTACTGTTTCATAGCCAACAAAAGTTATTTCCAGTTTATCAGAAGGTTGGACGGATATTGAATAAGTACCGTCCAAATCGGTAGAGACCCCGCGGGTACTTCCTTCTACCCTTATACTGGCGCCCGGCATCGGTTCTCCGGATTCGTCGGTAATTATTCCCGTAACGGCTATGTTTTGCGCATATACGGAAAACATGCAGGCACACAAAACACATACGGCAAGTATCAACTTCCGCATTGTATTTTCATAATTTCTTTTTTTGTTCATATTAACATTTATTTTTAATTTTAAATAGTTTTATTGTTCGTTAAAGAATCATAGCATTCTCCGATCAATTTCATCAACAAATTATGATTAACATTCTATCTTATTGTTTTTTCATAGGCAAAAAGCTTAAGTGAATAATTACAGCCATACGGCTACAAAGACCTTTTGTAATATTTTCAATATTTTGCAGTTTCAAACACTACCGTGCGTATAATTATACCATATAATACATAGTAATACCACATTTTTCGGATGAAAACAGAGATAATAATGTATTAAAATCACCGGCCATAATGAACTGTTTTTTTTTTGATTATATCGATTTTGCTTTGTAAAATAAACGTTATGCAATTAGCAGTACGATTAAAATTTCGATTAATTTTCTTCTTTTTTATAAAAAAGATCGGTTTTTTTCAAAAACCGGTTATTCCACCATTATTTTTCTGACAATTGTTTCGTTGCCTTTACGCAACAATAGTATATACAACCCCGGGGCAAACTTTCCCGTACGGATGATATCTCCCGATAGAGGCGTAGAAAGGATCAAACGCCCAGGCGTAAGCCATCGATATGGTTCCTGTAATTGCGCTTCCTTCCGATGGTTCTTTCCAGTCGCCACGCAAAGTAACACCCTTAAGGATCAGTAACTTTCCGTCGACTTTATAGTGTCCTTCCGAAAAAAATAATACACCGCCGCCCAACTCTCCCAATTTGGTCAACAGAGCCTGAATACCTGCATAAGAATTTCCGACGCCTGTTTTATCAATACCCGGGTGACCGGCGTCAGTATAAGTCGAAACGACCACGCCTTCGGACAAGTAGTGCGAATCAATCAATTTCCACTGTATTTCGAATTGCGAAAAAACAGGAAATACAATAAAAGAGAAAAGCAATATAAACACACGTTTCATTGGCACATTTTTTAGTCATACAATTTTCCGGATCTTAATCAGATCAGAAGAACTTTGAATTTGTGCAAATAAAACAGGGACTGCATAATAAAGCTATTAATAATTCGATTAATCAATAAAATTTTATGATTGAATCTATCGAATCATTGCCAACTCTTGCAGATTATTTTATCAAATCATCAAAGATTAAATGGGATTTTGTAGCAAGCAGACTTTCATAATCAGTCGTAAATTTATTAAATGCCTGTAAAGCCTGGTTTTTTCGCCCCATTTTGAATAGCGCATAAGATTTTATGGAAATAGCGTCTTCGTCAATATGGTCATGAAGTAAAATTACGTCCGCTATTTTTAACAACAGGTTCAAATCCTTTTTCACTTCTTCGTTTTTAGCGCACTGAAGCATCAATCCTATCAACGAGTCGGAATATTTCGTTTGATATGGTTCCAACCACTCATATTGAACATAAGTCAAAAGTTTACCCGTTAATGCCAGATCGACCAATTCATTCAAAGCGTTTTTATTGAATGCTGTATCGCTTTTTTTTAGCACGTTTATCAAACGTAAAACCCTTTCATAGTCGCAGAAAACATTTTCTAAACCCTGAATAGTTTGATTAATTCCGTCATTGATTACTTTTAATTCTTCAAATGTTTTTAGAATAGAACGCAATTTGTTGATGTACACATTCCGGTTGTTACGTGCGCTGTTATCATCTTTATCAAACCACAGTATATTTTTTAATTCCTGAGAAGTTATTCCTTTACCGTTTTTTATAGTAGTCATTAGCAAGAGAAGAAATAACTGGGTAGTTGTTTGCGTAACGGTACTTGTTATATCGCATCCTGCACTGTCAATTATTTTGAAATTTCCCAATAAATATATTGATGCGGGTTTATTCCGCTCATTGTCTACCAATGATTCTGTTGGGGTTATTTCGATTGTTTTTTCAGGAAACGCATCGGCAATTTCTACTCTCTTTCTCTTCGATAAATAATAAATAAACCCTGCAAATAACAACAAGACAGGAATTAGCCAATGCCAATAACGAAACAAAAAGGAATTCTCTTTTTCAATCTTTTGTAAAACATCCTGTTCTAATAACGGCGGGTAAGCAATGGAATATATTTCAACTTTCGGACCTGTTGTAATGTAAGCAATTAGTTGAGATTCCTTCTCATCCAGAAAGAGAGTCGTCCAGGATTCAATGTCTAAAAAGCTATAAGGAATGGAGTCGTTATAGAAAAAGTAATTGGCATTATCTATATTAAACCGTCCTAAACGAAGATTCGTATTATGATGTACGCGATTATATGTCAACGTGTAGAAGCAGTTAGAATCTTTGTCAAAAATCAAAGACTGACAGGGAACAAAATGTGTTTCAGGAGTCGGAAATGTTAATATTTTTTGAAAGGAAAAATCATTCAGGTCAAAATAAAACAAATCATAATAAAATTTAGGTGATAATTCCTGACGACCCGTTTTATTTCCGAAACCGCCAAAAACAATAGCTTGCTGATCGTTTATTAAAGTGGCTCCGCTTAAATAACGAGGTTCGATCTGATCACTCCTGTCAATTTTCTCCCACAATTTCAAGTTCTTGTTGTAATGGTGTACTTCGCCTGAATATATATAATGGCCATAACCCAATATACTAATAATCGAACTATCAATTGGCGAGATAAACCTGTTTTGGTGAGCATGCCGGGATGGTACAGTTCGTTCTCCCGGTTCAGACCATTCTTTAGTTTCAAAATCAAAATAATTTATTTTATCTATATCAAAATCATAAGACCATATCTGATCGAAGTATTCATTATAAATAATTTGCCGTTCATGCTCATCATCATATAGCCTGTTCTTAAGATATGAAATCGTATCCACATCCCCGTTTTTCAGATCAATACAAAACATCTCCCTGTCATTTACAAAGAATAATCTTCGATTTTTCCGGTCATGTGTACTACCCATCAAATTGTTCACATCGAATTCCTTTATCTTTTTCCATTTCACATGCTTGTCAATGATCCATACCGGATTGTATACCTCGGCTTCGGCATTTTCAATTTCATCATAGACTTTATTGTAAAGATGTTCTGACAATTTCCAATATTTGCAAAGTTTTCCATTATTAAGTATCCGGATATTCCTTAAAGACATGGGGCAAACATCTGCACTCACAAAATGACTGTGGCGTATAGCACCGAATATGAGGTTAAAAAGATGTGTATTTAAAACTTCCGGTAGTTGCACATTCTGTTTAATGCCATTAATTGATAATGATATTTCTGACGTAGTAGTCTGAATATCAACTTGAATATGTATCCATTGATCATAATCGACATCAGGTAATTGTTCTTTCTTGAAAGAAATAAGAGTTTGTTCTTTATAAACCAGCCAGAAATTAGATATGGAAGAAGCCAGGTTTGAAATTAGGTCAATATTTACATCATCATCGCCCAATAATCTGAAAACATATCCATAAAAACCATCATCCTGTCTGAAATTCGCTTCAAACTCAATTGTAAATTTATCAGAAAGATTAAACGGTGTATGCGGCGTTAAATTTAAAGATGTGCGTTTGTCTTGAATTACTTCATGAGCAGAAAAAAATAAACCGGATTGCAATCCATTAGAGCCAAATGCTTCAAATGAAAACAAAAAAACTAATAAACAAAATATTATTTTGTTCTGCTCCACTATTCCAAATTTTAGGAGCAAAAATAGTAAATAAATCAGTAGTCAAAAATTATTCAGCTCAATATCTATCTCTTCGATAAGTGTCTATAAATGGGTATAGTCCATATTGCATAACTGTTATATGTTGAACCTTTAAAAGGAATGGTAGATAAAAATCGTTTTGTCTGCGAGTATTAAAGGATTCCGAATAATTATAATTCATAGTGTAATCCTTCAACAAACGAAATATCCGCCTTTGCTGAAAATGCAAAAACAATCTGTTTTCAATATCTATGTCATCAACATAATTACTACACTCAATCTGAATTGGTTTGCGAAAAATTGAAAGTATTACAGTTCAAATAAGAGCATTTTAACGTAAGTTTCGACCCAAGCGATCATTTTAACTTTATCCAAATCCACAATTTCCAGATTTAAAGAGGACTTTTTAGGTTGAAAGTTATAAGCAATGAATTGCCGATGACAACTTGTACACAGGAAATTTTGCTTCTTATAGCTTTTCTTACCGTTTTTCTTTACATTTGAACTCTGGCAATTAGAATAATATAGGGTAATCTGGTATCTGCATAAATACAAAATTACTACTTTGGGAACTAATTGTCAGGATTTTATAACAGCATACTTTTTAGAACACTACCAGATTATAAAGCATAGCCAGTCAGGCGATTATTTAACTTGCTGATGTTCATAGTATTGAAAATATGAAATGTGGAGTTTTAAATTCGAAATCATTCAAATAATATTCGTCATTTATCAAATAAAAAGTAAACCCGGATAGTTGCATTGTCTTTCAGATAATCATCATCCGGAATAGGATCAATCTCAAAATACTGATACCTGGCATTGCTCCCGTAATTCTGGTTGATCGCTATAATATGGTTTACTTCATCTTCTACACGATCACTGTTTACCATTACTTCGATATTTCCTTCCTTGGCATTCCTGTCGAATATCCTTACTGTTTTCTCCTTTTCCCTTTTGTCAATTTCCGTTTCATACAGAATGAATTGTCTGGCATGAATCATTCCCTCATTCTCGAGGAAAGCATCCGAGAGTTTTAATTCATCTGTCTGCCCTTTCCCAAGGCCGGCACTTATTTTACTGATTTCATTGACAGGCGTCATAATTGTTAGTTTTACAGGTTATTATTTCATTTGGCTTTTTATCTTGATCCGTATACCTTCGGTATGTGCATTATATTCGGGAGCATACATGCATTGGAAAGTCGTGACTCCATTGGAAAAATCACCGGCATGTGTCGCTCTTAGGTCATATTCAAGTATATAAGTGCCTTTTCGTAAATGGCTGATGAAGAAATTCACCGAGGCATCCTTGATGTTTTCATAATATCCCAGGCCATCCTGATAACGATAACCTGAAAGCATATTGATCGGCTCAAGGCCCGAGGCCCGCATGTCTTTTAAATGAACATATTCAAAATCACGGTCTGCATGTAACTCGAGGCGCACTGTCACTACATCACCCACTTCCGGGTAAACCATGCCTAATATAGGTATCAATCTCTTACCTTTAGCGGTAGTTCGTTTAATGAAGAGTTGTCTGGTGATTTTCAGGTTGGTCTCAGATGAAGTCACTTTATCCGATAGTTCGAAATATTGCCAGTACATAGCGCCCCATACTACATTCGGATTCGGATTGATGACCCGTAAATTGGCCAGCTTATTGCTGATTTCATCGCCATTCCATGAGGTGTTTACATATCCGGTACCTGCTTCAGGACGTAACGGCTCCTTGGCTGCTTTTTTCAGTGGTTTCCCTCCGATACGGATATCCAACGGAAGACCTGGATCATCCAGCAGGTCATATCCGGTGCTCAATAATGCATATATGGCCTGAGCGGTGGCTTTGGTAGTTTTCCAATCCGTGGTCTGTTTGTTGCGGAGCAACCATAATTTCATTTCTTCAACCGCTTGATTGTCGCTACCTACCTCATTAAATGCTTCAATCAGCATAGCTTGCGTTTCAATGGGAGAATTATACCAATAATACCCGTTACGGTTTCTGGTCCAGTATATTCCCATATCATTACTGACTTGTGCCCTTTCTTTGAGAGAGCGAAGTATGCTTTGGGCTACATCCGGTTTGCCATAACGATACATGATGATCGCTGTCATGGCTTGTTCGTATAGATTGAACCGTGCCCAGTATTCTTCCGCCTGTTTCAGGTAAAAATCAAAAGCTTCAAGGCTGGCATAAGGACGACGTTGTGAAAAACTGCACATGTATAAATATTGTACCTGAGCCGGTGCAACTTGCCGGTCTCTTCTAT
This genomic window from Bacteroidales bacterium contains:
- a CDS encoding glycoside hydrolase family 55 protein; this encodes MKRVFILLFSFIVFPVFSQFEIQWKLIDSHYLSEGVVVSTYTDAGHPGIDKTGVGNSYAGIQALLTKLGELGGGVLFFSEGHYKVDGKLLILKGVTLRGDWKEPSEGSAITGTISMAYAWAFDPFYASIGRYHPYGKVCPGVVYTIVA